From Candidatus Zixiibacteriota bacterium, one genomic window encodes:
- a CDS encoding NADH-quinone oxidoreductase subunit I, protein MGLLKDIKNLLLGMKITGKHLGRHAVTIQYPEEKWTMPERSRGIVVLLSDKETGELNCTSCLLCMKACPTGAIVIDAPRDEVTKKRTLNSFTVDHGLCCFCGLCEEACNFSAIKMAAKYEFSTIRKEDLVWDVKKLQEMGRDVPYVDTRKKKAPAEPKPVVKPASAAGETPHAETAVANPGLSAPEKPASVSEPDKRSEAAS, encoded by the coding sequence ATGGGACTGCTGAAGGACATCAAGAATCTGCTGCTGGGCATGAAGATCACCGGCAAGCATCTGGGAAGACACGCCGTCACGATCCAGTACCCGGAAGAGAAATGGACCATGCCGGAGCGTTCGCGCGGTATCGTGGTGCTTCTGTCCGACAAGGAGACCGGCGAACTCAACTGTACCTCTTGCCTGTTGTGCATGAAAGCGTGCCCGACCGGGGCGATCGTCATCGATGCCCCGCGCGATGAAGTGACCAAGAAGCGGACGCTCAATTCGTTCACCGTGGATCACGGACTCTGTTGTTTCTGCGGCCTGTGTGAAGAGGCGTGCAATTTCTCGGCGATTAAAATGGCGGCCAAGTACGAGTTTTCGACCATACGTAAAGAAGACCTGGTCTGGGACGTGAAGAAACTCCAGGAGATGGGGCGAGACGTGCCGTACGTGGATACGCGCAAGAAGAAGGCTCCGGCCGAGCCAAAACCGGTAGTGAAGCCGGCATCAGCAGCAGGCGAGACACCCCATGCAGAGACAGCGGTTGCGAATCCCGGACTGTCGGCACCAGAAAAACCGGCCTCCGTATCAGAACCGGATAAGCGAAGCGAGGCGGCGTCATGA
- the nuoH gene encoding NADH-quinone oxidoreductase subunit NuoH, whose product MLGLIASGELIAVFQWLHELLVETGLPELWVGIISYAVLGVLVFVFLALVALFLVWWERKISAHIQQRYGPMRVGWHGWYQTIMDAVKLLQKEDVRVDTRDKPVFFWAPVLCFVAAFLAYVVMPFGNGLIVSDLNIGVLYIIAVTTFTIISLLMAGWGSNNKYALLGGMRSAAQVVSYEVPMLTSILTVILFTGSLSMVDIVTSQQGHGVFNWFIFRVPFGPIAFLTYLITGTAETNRTPFDIPEAEQELVAGYNVEYSGMKFAMFFLAEFVNMFTVSAIATTLFLGGWNGPLLPSWVWFMLKSMFVVFILMLFRWTFPRLRVDQLMEFSWKFLVPVTFANLILAGWFKYAGWHW is encoded by the coding sequence ATGTTAGGGCTGATTGCCAGCGGCGAGCTGATTGCCGTTTTCCAATGGCTCCATGAGCTGTTGGTCGAAACCGGATTGCCGGAGCTGTGGGTCGGTATTATTAGCTACGCCGTGCTTGGCGTGCTGGTGTTTGTGTTCCTGGCGCTGGTGGCGCTGTTCCTGGTCTGGTGGGAGCGGAAGATTTCGGCGCATATTCAGCAGCGGTACGGCCCGATGCGGGTCGGCTGGCACGGCTGGTACCAGACGATCATGGATGCGGTCAAACTCTTGCAGAAAGAAGATGTGCGGGTGGATACCCGCGACAAGCCGGTGTTTTTCTGGGCTCCGGTTCTCTGTTTTGTCGCCGCGTTTCTGGCCTATGTGGTGATGCCGTTCGGCAACGGGCTGATCGTATCGGATCTGAACATCGGCGTACTCTATATCATTGCGGTCACGACGTTCACTATCATCTCGCTTCTTATGGCGGGCTGGGGTTCCAACAACAAGTACGCGCTCCTGGGCGGGATGCGTTCGGCGGCACAGGTAGTGAGTTATGAAGTTCCCATGCTGACATCGATCCTCACCGTGATCCTGTTCACCGGGTCGCTGTCGATGGTCGACATTGTCACGTCGCAGCAGGGACATGGCGTTTTCAACTGGTTCATATTCAGGGTGCCGTTTGGACCGATCGCGTTTTTGACATACCTGATCACCGGCACGGCGGAGACCAACCGCACGCCGTTCGATATTCCGGAAGCTGAACAGGAGTTGGTGGCCGGGTACAATGTCGAGTATTCCGGGATGAAGTTTGCGATGTTCTTTTTGGCCGAGTTTGTGAACATGTTCACGGTCTCGGCAATCGCCACGACACTGTTCCTTGGGGGGTGGAATGGCCCGTTGCTCCCATCGTGGGTCTGGTTCATGCTCAAATCGATGTTTGTGGTGTTTATCCTGATGTTGTTTCGCTGGACTTTCCCGCGACTGCGAGTAGACCAGCTGATGGAGTTCTCGTGGAAGTTTCTGGTGCCGGTAACGTTTGCCAATCTGATCCTCGCCGGCTGGTTCAAATACGCCGGGTGGCATTGGTAG
- a CDS encoding NADH-quinone oxidoreductase subunit J: MTEPHVGLMFWILGFVIVASSIMVVTLKNIFHCALALIVALSGVAGIYILLNAEFLAAVQVLIYVGAVATLMIFSVMLTSQLASKAIIQTNRNWLLALLASFMFVIVGFILVEGTHIWNKQAAPLPDQNTLAIGKLLMTDFMLPFEIVSVLMLAAMIGAIVLARGERS, translated from the coding sequence ATGACCGAACCACATGTTGGTCTGATGTTCTGGATACTCGGTTTCGTGATCGTGGCGTCCTCGATCATGGTCGTCACGCTCAAGAACATTTTCCACTGTGCGCTGGCGCTGATTGTGGCGTTATCCGGGGTGGCCGGCATCTACATTTTGCTCAATGCCGAATTTCTCGCAGCCGTACAGGTGTTGATCTATGTCGGCGCGGTAGCGACGCTTATGATCTTTTCGGTCATGCTCACTTCGCAGTTGGCCTCGAAGGCGATCATCCAGACTAATCGCAACTGGCTCCTGGCGCTGCTGGCCTCGTTCATGTTCGTGATCGTCGGGTTTATCCTCGTCGAGGGGACCCACATCTGGAACAAGCAGGCGGCACCGCTGCCGGACCAGAACACGCTCGCTATAGGCAAACTGCTCATGACCGATTTCATGCTGCCGTTTGAAATTGTCTCCGTGCTGATGCTGGCTGCGATGATCGGAGCGATCGTGCTGGCGAGAGGGGAACGATCGTAA